A section of the Bacteroidota bacterium genome encodes:
- a CDS encoding TolC family protein, translated as MKTIIWLLLIFLQLNLIAQEKPKLILDQLIDDALVNNFELHAYSEAVKAAEAKIQQMRSLDNPELTFRLMEMESLNPNEAMRANVELMQMIRFPSKISTETKMAEIEANRAQQIYNEKSVEIIMKVKSAFYELWMTQQNLELNGENTELMNQFLQ; from the coding sequence ATGAAAACCATAATTTGGTTATTACTCATTTTCTTACAATTAAATTTAATCGCGCAAGAGAAGCCGAAACTTATTTTAGACCAACTGATTGATGACGCGCTTGTGAACAATTTTGAACTACATGCGTATTCTGAAGCTGTTAAAGCAGCAGAAGCAAAGATTCAGCAAATGCGTTCACTCGATAATCCTGAATTGACTTTTAGACTAATGGAGATGGAGAGTTTGAATCCAAACGAAGCAATGCGGGCGAATGTTGAGTTGATGCAGATGATTCGCTTTCCTTCTAAAATTTCGACTGAAACGAAGATGGCAGAAATTGAAGCTAACCGAGCTCAACAAATTTACAACGAAAAATCAGTTGAAATAATTATGAAGGTTAAATCAGCCTTTTACGAGTTGTGGATGACTCAACAGAATTTAGAACTCAATGGCGAGAATACTGAATTGATGAATCAGTTTTTGCAGG